A DNA window from Deltaproteobacteria bacterium contains the following coding sequences:
- a CDS encoding four helix bundle protein, translating to MEYIYERLEAWQHSVEFANHVIGLLGEGTTGREKTDIIERAEASSANIAVTIARAKCSITKDDAIKQLYLSRRSLYETMTLLEIFRRVGWISNDQFAGVKIGSRKIASSLVTMMRLIGEPLRKGG from the coding sequence ATGGAATATATCTACGAGAGACTCGAGGCCTGGCAACATTCGGTTGAATTTGCAAATCATGTGATCGGCCTCCTGGGGGAGGGAACAACGGGCAGGGAAAAAACGGATATCATCGAGCGTGCCGAAGCGAGCTCGGCCAATATAGCTGTGACCATTGCCCGCGCCAAATGTTCGATAACAAAAGATGACGCCATAAAGCAGCTTTACCTGTCCAGACGTTCGCTCTACGAAACCATGACGTTGCTTGAAATCTTCAGAAGGGTCGGTTGGATATCGAACGACCAGTTTGCGGGTGTCAAAATCGGAAGCCGGAAAATCGCATCCTCGCTGGTCACCATGATGC